A stretch of DNA from Methylobacterium sp. CB376:
AGGCGGGACCGTTGCGGCATCCGCATCGTTCCTCCTGCTGCGGGTGCCAGGAGCATCGTGCCGAAGCCGTGCAGCGCGCGCGTCGGCCCGCGCAGCCGCCTCAATTGGCCTTTGCGGTCGCCGCCGCGTCGGCCCGCTTGGCCGGCGCCCCCGACGCCTTGGCCTCGCCGCCCGCCCGCTTCTGGGCGGCGGCCTTGGGATTGGCCGGCTTGTGCGCCTCGGCAGGCTTGTGCGCGTCGCTCGTCTTGGCCGCCGGGTGGGCGTGCGGCGCCTTCCTGGGGGCCGGCGGCGTCGGCTCGGGCGCGGGCGGCGGCGGCAGCGCCGCCTGGGCGGTCGGCGGCGCCGCGGCGGTGCCGAACAGGTTGCCGAGGAGCTTGCGGTAGGCCGACGGGTCGTCCTCCGCGCTCGCCACGGTCACCGGGGCGGGCGCCGCCGCGCCGGCGGCCGGCGCGGCGGCGAGCGCCTGCGCGGCCTCCCGGCTCGGGATCGCGGGCGGCTCGGCGGCGGGCGCCGCGAAGGCGAGCGCGGTCGGCTTCGCGGAAGGCTTCGCACCGCCGAGCTTGCGGGCCGCCGCCCCGTTCGCGGCCTCGGCCCGGCCGTCATGCGCCTTGCCGTCCGGCGCCTTCGCGTCCGCCGCCTTGGCCTCGGCCATCAGGATCGGCCGGCCCTTGGCGTCGACCGGGATCTCCTCGGGTCCGGCCGCGATCGCCTCCGGCCGGCTCACCATGCCGAGATCGGGCCGCCGCGCCTGCTCGGCGAAGAGCTGCGTGCTCGGCGCCGTCTCGCGGAAGAACGGGTGCTGGCCGCCATCCCTGTAGACCACCCGCACGGACGGAGCGCCCTTGGCGATCAGCTCGGCGACCTGCTGCTCGTCCTTGCCGCGCTTCTCCGCCACCAGCGGGTCGACCTTCGGGGCGCAGGACCCCGCCGCCGCATCCTGGCCGCCGAACACGTAGCGGGTGCCGCAGACCCCGACCCGCGGCTCCTCGTGCAGGGCCTCGAAATAATCCGAGCCCTCCTTGAGGTTCTTCCAGAACGGCATGTTCGGGTCGTTGCGGTACTTGGCGAGGTTCTCCGCATTCATCCGAAACGGGTAGGACTGGAACTGGAAGGCCCGCTGCCCACCCGCGAAGGCCTCGCGGGCGATGGCGTAGATCTCGGCGATCGCCTCGTCGGTCATCGCGAAGCAGCCGGCCGAGGAGCAGGTCCCGTGCACCATCAGGTAGGTGCCGGTGCGGTTGTTCGCCCGGTCGAAGGCGTTCGGGAAGCCGGTGTCGAACGAGAGGTAGTAGGAGGAGTTCGGGTTCATCTGGCCCGGAGTGATCGGGTAGAACCCCTCGGGCGCCTGGCGGTCGCCCTGCCGGATCTTCGGGCCGAGCTGGCCGGACCAGCGGCAGATCGGGAAGGTCTTGAGGAGCGCGTAGCGGCCGTCGCTGCCGCGCTTCCACACCTCCATCTCGGATTCCTTCTTGAAGGCCCGGATGAGGATCGGATCGCCCGGCGACATGCCCTTCTGGGACATCAGCGCCACGGTCTTCTGCGGGATCGGCTGCAGGTGGCGGGTCGAGCCGCCGGAGTACATCCCGCCGTCCTGGCAGGCCCCGAGGGACAGGGCGAGCAGGAGACCGCTTGCCGCCAGCACCGCACGCTTCGCCATGGGGCTCCCCGTTCTCGCCAAATGCCCGAAGCACAATGCCGCTTCGGATCGACCTCGCCCAACCCCATAGCTTCGTTAAGCTTGACCGGACCTTACCGCAAGCAGCGGCGGCCCGCCTGTCCCTCGCTCAACGATGGCCGGGACGGTCGCGCCGCGCGGCGGCCCGGACGAGATCGCGCACCAGGGCATCGTCGCCGTCTTCGGCGAAACGAAGGCCGAGCGAGGCCGAGCGCGTGTGAATCCTGTGGAAGTCGAGATCCTCCATCCCCAGGTCGATCCGCTCCGCCCGGGGGCTCGCGGCCCCGGGCTCGACTTGCAGGACCAGGACGCGATTGCGCGACGGCGCGCGTGACAGCATGTCGCAGATGGCGATCGCGTCCTCGGGCGCCACCGGCCAGGCCGACAGAATGTAGTGCTGGTTGACCGCCTCCGGATCGGCGAGCGCCGCGCGCAGGCGGCGCACGCCGGCCTCCAGGAAGCGGTAATCCTCGGGCGAGGTCGCCGGATCGTGGTGGTTGAACACCACCGGCACGCCGCAGCAGGCGCGGTAGTAGCGGTGGCGGCAGCGGGTCAGCGCCGGGTCGGGCCGTTCCTCGGGCGGCACGGTCTCGTACTCGGCGGGGTCGAGGAGCCGGGCGAAATCGTTCGCGAGGCAGTCCCGGACCATCGCGGCCGAGGAGAAGATCCAGTCGAAGGGCCCCGACCAGCCGCGCAGGCCCGTCTCCTTCAGCACCTGCGCCATGTGGCAGTGGCTGCCCAGCGAGATGTGGTTGGTGCGGCCCGGCTCGCGGCTGTCGGCGTGGCGGCCGAGGCGGCCGAGCAGCCGGGCCGCGAGCCCGCCGGTCACAGCTTGCGCCCGATCTCGAGGAATTTCTGGGCGCGCTGGTCGCGCAGGGCCTCCGCGTCGAGGCCGTCGAGCCCGGCGAGACCCTCGGCGATGGCCTCCTCGGCGGCGCGGAACGCGGCCGCCGGGTCGCGGTGGGCCCCGCCGGTCGGCTCGGGCACGATGGCGTCGATCACGCCGAGGCGCAGCAGGTCCTGGGCGGTGATCTTCATCGCGGTGGCGGCGTCCTGCGCGCGCCCGGCGTCGCGCCACAGGATCGAGGCCGCCCCCTCGGGCGAGATCACGCTGTAGATCGCGTGTTCGAGCATCAGCACCCGGTTGGCGGTGGCGAGCGCGATGGCGCCCCCCGAGCCGCCCTCCCCGATCACCAGGGCGAGGTTCGGGGTGCCGAGGGCGAGGCAGGCCTCCGTCGAGCGGGCGATGGCCTCGGCCTGGCCGCGCTCCTCGGCGTCGATGCCCGGATAGGCCCCGGCCGTGTCGACGAAGGTGAGGACCGGCAGCCCGAAGCGCCCGGCGAGGTCCATGAGGCGGACCGCCTTGCGGTAGCCCTCGGGGCGGGCCATGCCGAAATTGTGGCGGATGCGCGCCTCGGTGCTGGCGCCCTTCTCCTGCCCGATCACGCAGACGGGCCGCCCGCGGAAGCGGCCGAAGCCGCCCACGATGGCCTCGTCCTCGCCGAAGCTGCGGTCGCCGGCCAGCGGCGTGAACTCGCTGATCAGCGCGTCGCAGTAATCGACGAAGTGCGGGCGCTGCGGATGGCGGGCGACCTGCGTCTTCTGCCAGGGCGTGAGGGCGGCGTAGAGCTCGGCGAGGGCCGCGGCGGCCTTGCTCTCGAGCCGCGCCACGTCCTCGGCGATCGCCACCGCGCCGTCGCGGGCGCCGAGGGCGCGCAACTCCTCCAGCTTGGCCTCGAGTTCGGCGACCGGCTTTTCGAAATCGAGGTAGGAGCGCATCGGATCCCGTGCTGATCGGTCCGTCGGGGGCGCGCGGCCGGCTCCTGACAGGGCCCGGCCCCGCATGCGGAGCGTCCGGCCGGCGAGGGCCGCGCGGCGGGCGGGCACCGCTTGGCGGACGGGCCCGGCCCTGTCAACCCGCGATCGGCGCGGCCCGCGCCGGCCGCGGGGCTGCGCCCGCCCGCCCATCCCTTGCTCTTCGTCACCGGAGCGTCATGCTGGCGCGCGAGATCGGACGGGATGCGGAGACGGGCCGGATGGCATCGCGCGAGGGCAACCGGGACGAGTGCCACGTGCTCGTCCTGCAGGGGGGCGGCGCGCTCGGCTCCTACCAGGCCGGCGTCGTCGAGGCGATGCAGGAGGGCGGGATCGCGCCCGAATGGGTCGCCGGCATCTCGATCGGGGCGATCAACGCCGCGATCGTCGCC
This window harbors:
- a CDS encoding L,D-transpeptidase family protein, with amino-acid sequence MAKRAVLAASGLLLALSLGACQDGGMYSGGSTRHLQPIPQKTVALMSQKGMSPGDPILIRAFKKESEMEVWKRGSDGRYALLKTFPICRWSGQLGPKIRQGDRQAPEGFYPITPGQMNPNSSYYLSFDTGFPNAFDRANNRTGTYLMVHGTCSSAGCFAMTDEAIAEIYAIAREAFAGGQRAFQFQSYPFRMNAENLAKYRNDPNMPFWKNLKEGSDYFEALHEEPRVGVCGTRYVFGGQDAAAGSCAPKVDPLVAEKRGKDEQQVAELIAKGAPSVRVVYRDGGQHPFFRETAPSTQLFAEQARRPDLGMVSRPEAIAAGPEEIPVDAKGRPILMAEAKAADAKAPDGKAHDGRAEAANGAAARKLGGAKPSAKPTALAFAAPAAEPPAIPSREAAQALAAAPAAGAAAPAPVTVASAEDDPSAYRKLLGNLFGTAAAPPTAQAALPPPPAPEPTPPAPRKAPHAHPAAKTSDAHKPAEAHKPANPKAAAQKRAGGEAKASGAPAKRADAAATAKAN
- a CDS encoding papain-like cysteine peptidase; protein product: MTGGLAARLLGRLGRHADSREPGRTNHISLGSHCHMAQVLKETGLRGWSGPFDWIFSSAAMVRDCLANDFARLLDPAEYETVPPEERPDPALTRCRHRYYRACCGVPVVFNHHDPATSPEDYRFLEAGVRRLRAALADPEAVNQHYILSAWPVAPEDAIAICDMLSRAPSRNRVLVLQVEPGAASPRAERIDLGMEDLDFHRIHTRSASLGLRFAEDGDDALVRDLVRAAARRDRPGHR
- a CDS encoding acetyl-CoA carboxylase carboxyltransferase subunit alpha translates to MRSYLDFEKPVAELEAKLEELRALGARDGAVAIAEDVARLESKAAAALAELYAALTPWQKTQVARHPQRPHFVDYCDALISEFTPLAGDRSFGEDEAIVGGFGRFRGRPVCVIGQEKGASTEARIRHNFGMARPEGYRKAVRLMDLAGRFGLPVLTFVDTAGAYPGIDAEERGQAEAIARSTEACLALGTPNLALVIGEGGSGGAIALATANRVLMLEHAIYSVISPEGAASILWRDAGRAQDAATAMKITAQDLLRLGVIDAIVPEPTGGAHRDPAAAFRAAEEAIAEGLAGLDGLDAEALRDQRAQKFLEIGRKL